A genomic window from Lotus japonicus ecotype B-129 chromosome 1, LjGifu_v1.2 includes:
- the LOC130727511 gene encoding uncharacterized protein LOC130727511 has translation MEWKNCYLDVILVPLGVLMTGGYHFWVWYNVRNHPHTTIIGINASGRRNWVATMMKDNEKKNILAVQSLRNTIMGSTLMATTSVLLCSGLAAIISSTYSVKKPLNDSVYGAHGEFMEALKYVTLLTVFLFSFFCHTLSIRFINQVNILINIPQDPMSLVTPEYINDILEKGFILNTVGNRLFYTALPLLLWIFGPVLVFLCSLSMVPVLYNLDFVVPSDKGKKKMEKNENGDFV, from the exons ATGGAATGGAAGAATTGCTATTTGGATGTCATATTGGTGCCTTTAGGTGTTCTAATGACTGGTGGCTACCATTTCTGGGTGTGGTACAATGTGAGAAATCATCCACACACTACAATTATTGGGATCAATGCTAGTGGTCGAAGGAATTGGGTTGCTACCATGATGAAG gacaatgaaaagaaaaatattctGGCGGTTCAATCCCTCCGGAACACGATCATGGGCTCGACACTAATGGCCACCACCTCAGTTCTCCTCTGCTCCGGCCTCGCCGCAATCATAAGCAGCACCTACAGCGTCAAGAAGCCGCTCAACGACTCCGTCTACGGCGCTCACGGCGAGTTCATGGAAGCACTCAAATACGTGACTCTGCTCACTgtcttcctcttctccttcttctgccACACACTGTCCATCAGGTTCATCAACCAGGTCAACATTCTCATCAACATTCCACAGGATCCAATGTCATTGGTCACACCAGAATATATCAATGATATTTTGGAGAAAGGTTTCATTCTGAACACTGTTGGGAACAGGCTTTTCTACACTGCACTTCCTCTTTTGCTCTGGATTTTTGGCCCTGTTTTGGTGTTTCTCTGCTCATTGTCTATGGTTCCGGTGCTTTACAATCTTGACTTTGTGGTGCCTAGTGAtaaggggaagaagaagatggagaagaatGAGAATGGAGATTTTGTATGA
- the LOC130727512 gene encoding 26S proteasome non-ATPase regulatory subunit 11 homolog encodes MSSSYLPATTESVALALEAKDPSEGISILYRVLEDPSSSPEALRMKEQAITNLTDLLRQENRGEDLRSLLTQLRPFFSLIPKAKTAKIVRGIIDSVAKIPGSSDLQIALCKEMVQWTRAEKRTFLRQRVEARLAALLMETKEYSEALTLLSGLVKEVRRLDDKLLLVDIDLLESKLHFSLRNLPKAKAALTAARTAANAIYVPPAQQGAIDLQSGILHAEEKDYKTAYSYFFEAFESFNALEDPKAVFSLKYMLLCKIMVNQADDVGGIISSKAGLQYVGPDLDAMKAVADAHSKRSLKLFETALRDYKAQLEEDPIVHRHLQSLYGTLMEQNLCRLIEPFSRVEIAHIAELIELPIDHVERKLSQMILDKKFAGTLDQGAGCLIIFDDPKTDAIYPATLETISNIGKVVDSLYVRSAKIMA; translated from the coding sequence ATGTCTTCATCTTATCTTCCTGCCACAACAGAATCAGTTGCTTTGGCATTGGAGGCCAAAGACCCATCTGAGGGCATTTCCATTCTTTACCGTGTGCTTGaagatccttcttcttcacccgAAGCCTTGCGTATGAAAGAGCAAGCCATCACAAACCTCACTGATCTTCTCAGGCAAGAGAATAGGGGAGAGGATCTGCGCAGCCTTCTCACTCAATTGAGGCCCTTTTTCTCCTTGATTCCTAAGGCCAAAACTGCAAAGATTGTTAGGGGAATAATTGACTCTGTTGCTAAAATACCAGGGTCATCTGATCTACAAATTGCACTCTGCAAAGAAATGGTGCAGTGGACCCGTGCTGAAAAGCGTACCTTTTTGAGGCAGCGAGTTGAGGCAAGGCTTGCAGCACTTCTGATGGAAACTAAGGAGTATTCAGAAGCTTTGACTCTTCTTTCTGGGTTGGTCAAAGAGGTTCGGAGACTAGATGACAAGCTGCTTCTTGTAGACATAGACTTGCTGGAAAGCAAGCTACACTTCTCATTAAGAAACCTTCCGAAGGCAAAAGCTGCTCTCACTGCTGCAAGAACAGCTGCAAATGCTATTTATGTGCCTCCAGCTCAACAAGGTGCAATTGATCTCCAGAGTGGAATACTTCATGCTGAGGAGAAGGATTACAAAACAGCATACAGTTATTTCTTTGAAGCTTTTGAGTCCTTCAACGCTCTTGAAGACCCCAAGGCTGTTTTTAGCTTAAAATACATGTTGCTGTGTAAGATCATGGTGAATCAAGCTGACGATGTGGGCGGAATTATTTCATCGAAAGCAGGCCTGCAATATGTTGGACCTGATTTGGATGCGATGAAAGCTGTTGCTGATGCTCATTCCAAGCGATCCCTCAAGTTATTCGAAACCGCTTTGCGTGACTACAAGGCGCAGTTGGAGGAAGATCCAATTGTTCACAGGCACCTGCAGTCCCTTTATGGTACCCTTATGGAACAGAATCTTTGCAGATTGATTGAGCCATTCTCAAGGGTTGAGATTGCACACATTGCTGAGCTTATTGAACTTCCCATTGATCATGTGGAGAGGAAGTTGTCTCAGATGATTCTGGACAAGAAGTTTGCTGGAACATTGGATCAAGGTGCTGGATGCCTCATCATATTTGATGATCCCAAGACTGATGCTATATATCCTGCAACTTTGGAGACCATTTCAAATATTGGGAAGGTCGTGGACAGTCTTTATGTTAGGTCTGCCAAGATAATGGCATGA